From Treponema sp. OMZ 787:
AATTTTTATGGGAGGACTCATGTACATAAAAAAACTTGTCGGAAAAAAATGTTATCTCGCCCCGATGCGGATTGAAGATGCGGAAAAATATGCTGTTTGGGCAAACGATCAAGAAGTCGCCGAATATCTTCACTTTGCTTCTTCTATTATCGGTCTTGAAACAGAACGCCTCATAATCGATAGGATTTCAAAGGAGCATAATTACGCAATCGTGGATACAGTAAGCGATGAGCTTATAGGAAACATGGGGCTTATGAAGATCAATCATTTGGATAGAACGGCAGAGCTCGGCATCTTTATCGGTAACAAGGCTTACTGGTCAAAGGGCTACGGCACCGAGGCTATGTGCTTACTTATAAACTATGCCTATCAAAAACTCAACCTGCATAACATAATCTTAAATGTGTATTCTTATAATGAAAGAGCTATTAAGGCTTACGAAAAGGTAGGCTTTAAAAAAATAGGAGCAAGGAGAGGCGCGCTAATCCGCAACCGGAAAATGCACGACATAATCTTAATGGATATTATCCCTGAAGATTTTTATGCAAAGCATCCCGAATTTGAACTATAGCTATTTATGGTTTTATTTATAGTTTTATTTATCGAAAAACTTTTTTAGTTATGAAAAAACAAAAACTAAGCGGGGCAGAAGGTTTTGAAACTTACTATCTTTCCGTTTTTGGAGAAAGGTGGCCTGCCCTCAAAGCGGCCCTTTTAAAAGAAAACAAGGCGGAAGCCTACAGCGAAAACCTCATACAAAATTACTATCTGGATTATGCAAGCATTCAGGCCGCCAAGGCTATGCCTCTTCTCGAAGAAGGAAGCTGCCTCGATATGTGTGCTGCCCCCGGAGGGAAAACCCTGGTTCTTTTAAGCAGGATTAAGGGAGATGCCGAAATACAGGCAAACGAGCTTTCGGCCGATAGACGGAACAGACTTATAAGGGTTCTCGATGAGCACTTAAGCGAAGACTGCCGAAAACGGATAAGGGTTTCCGGCTATGATGCTTCCAGAATGCCCCGCTACGGTCAAGAGCTTTACGAGAGAATTTTACTCGATGCCCCATGCTCTTCCGAAAGGCATGTGCTTCAAAACGAAAAATATCTTAAACAGTGGACGGAGGCCCGCATAAAAAATTTAAGCCAAAGACAATGGGCTCTTTTATCTGCGGCCTTTTTGCTCCTTAAACCTAAGGGCTATTTGATCTATTCGACCTGTGCTCTTGCCGATGAAGAAAACGATTTTTTAATCGAAAAGCTTATAAAAAAGTATAAGGAAAGAGTAAGGCTTGAAGAAAAGCCTGACAGCCTTGGGCCCGGGCCCGTCCTCCCCGAAAAAACAAAATACGGATTCCGTTTTCTTCCCGATAAGGCGGAAGGAGCAGGCCCCATCTATTTTTCTCTTATTCAAAAGAATTAGGCTTACCTTCTATCCCGCGAAATTAAAATTAAGCGTAAGAGGTTTGCCATTGCAGTAAGGGCTGAGGCCACATAGGTTAAGGCGGCAGCCGACAAAACTTTTTTGGCACCTTTTAGTTCTTCTTGGCTTAAAACTGCATTGTGTTCCAAGACTTTTAGAGCGCGCCTTGAAGCATCGATTTCAACCGGCAGGGTTACAAGATAGAATAAAACGGCGCAGGCAAAAAGAATTATACCTATGTTGAGAAGCAAATTCATTCCGAAGATTATACCGGCGAGGGCCAAATAGGGGCCGGCAGCCGAACCTATGTTTGCAGCCGGTACCAAGGTGCTGCGCAAAACCAGCGGGCCGTATTTTTCCTTGTCCTGAATGGCGTGTCCTGTTTCGTGGGCGGCAACACCTACGGCTGCTATCGAGGTCTTATCGTAGACCGGATCCGAAAGGCGTAAAACCTTGTGAGACGGATCATAGTGATCGCTTAAACTTCCGCCTACCCTTTCGATATTCACATCGGATATTGCATTTGATCTAAGCAAGAGGGCTGCAGCTTCTTTGCCTGAAATTTTCCTCATGGTCTGAACCTGAGAGTATTTTGAAAAGGCAGCCTTTACCTTAAATTGAGCATACAAGGATAAAAGCAAAGTCGGAACAACCAAAACCAAATAATAGTAATCGAAATACATAAACTCCTCCAAAAGTTAGAATTTAACCTCAACGAAAATGGGGT
This genomic window contains:
- a CDS encoding GNAT family N-acetyltransferase, which encodes MYIKKLVGKKCYLAPMRIEDAEKYAVWANDQEVAEYLHFASSIIGLETERLIIDRISKEHNYAIVDTVSDELIGNMGLMKINHLDRTAELGIFIGNKAYWSKGYGTEAMCLLINYAYQKLNLHNIILNVYSYNERAIKAYEKVGFKKIGARRGALIRNRKMHDIILMDIIPEDFYAKHPEFEL
- a CDS encoding SAM-dependent methyltransferase codes for the protein MKKQKLSGAEGFETYYLSVFGERWPALKAALLKENKAEAYSENLIQNYYLDYASIQAAKAMPLLEEGSCLDMCAAPGGKTLVLLSRIKGDAEIQANELSADRRNRLIRVLDEHLSEDCRKRIRVSGYDASRMPRYGQELYERILLDAPCSSERHVLQNEKYLKQWTEARIKNLSQRQWALLSAAFLLLKPKGYLIYSTCALADEENDFLIEKLIKKYKERVRLEEKPDSLGPGPVLPEKTKYGFRFLPDKAEGAGPIYFSLIQKN
- a CDS encoding zinc metallopeptidase — translated: MYFDYYYLVLVVPTLLLSLYAQFKVKAAFSKYSQVQTMRKISGKEAAALLLRSNAISDVNIERVGGSLSDHYDPSHKVLRLSDPVYDKTSIAAVGVAAHETGHAIQDKEKYGPLVLRSTLVPAANIGSAAGPYLALAGIIFGMNLLLNIGIILFACAVLFYLVTLPVEIDASRRALKVLEHNAVLSQEELKGAKKVLSAAALTYVASALTAMANLLRLILISRDRR